A stretch of Faecalibacterium duncaniae DNA encodes these proteins:
- a CDS encoding cobyric acid synthase, translating to MSKAKCIMVQGTMSGAGKSLLCAALCRIFAQDGYRVAPFKSQNMALNSFVTRDGLEMGRAQVVQAQAAGIEPDVRMNPILLKPSSDVGSQVIVNGEVRGQMPAAAYFKMKRALIPEILSAYNSLAETVDIIVIEGAGSPAEINLKADDIVNMGLARLVDAPVLLAGDIDRGGVFAQLYGTVALLEPEERARIKGLLINKFRGDVEILRPGLAMLEEKTQLPVLGVVPYLKVDIEDEDSLSTRLDAGRTVHPLDAAILRLPHISNFTDFMPLEQHPLLGVRYVQNTRQLGTPDLVILPGTKNTVDDLLWLRQSGLEAALLKLAANGTPVLGVCGGYQMLGETLADPEGTESGTAQTVRGLGLLPTRTVFTGQKHRTQDTAAVTAAPFGGAALTGYQIHTGRTEVQGVPFCTLADGTPEGCVQDNVFGTYLHGLFDTGELTEKLVDLLCRRKGIAPDSAALIPMEQYRQQQFDLLADGVRGALDLDAVYAAMGLENPRRNAQ from the coding sequence ATGAGCAAGGCAAAGTGCATCATGGTGCAGGGAACCATGAGCGGTGCAGGCAAAAGCCTGCTGTGCGCCGCCCTCTGCCGCATTTTTGCGCAGGACGGTTACCGCGTGGCTCCCTTCAAGAGCCAGAACATGGCGCTGAACAGCTTTGTCACCCGGGATGGGCTGGAAATGGGCCGGGCACAGGTGGTGCAGGCGCAGGCCGCAGGCATCGAGCCGGATGTGCGGATGAACCCCATCCTGCTCAAGCCCAGCAGTGACGTGGGCAGTCAAGTCATCGTGAACGGCGAGGTGCGGGGCCAGATGCCCGCCGCCGCCTACTTCAAAATGAAAAGAGCGCTCATCCCGGAGATCCTCTCGGCCTACAACAGTCTGGCCGAAACTGTGGATATCATCGTCATTGAGGGGGCCGGAAGCCCGGCGGAGATCAACCTGAAGGCAGACGATATCGTCAACATGGGCCTTGCCCGGCTGGTGGATGCCCCCGTTCTGCTGGCGGGAGACATCGACCGGGGCGGTGTGTTCGCCCAGCTGTACGGCACGGTGGCGCTGCTGGAGCCGGAGGAGCGCGCCCGCATCAAGGGGCTGCTCATCAATAAATTCCGCGGCGATGTGGAGATCCTGCGCCCCGGCCTTGCTATGCTGGAAGAAAAAACGCAGCTGCCGGTGCTGGGGGTCGTGCCCTACCTGAAGGTGGACATTGAGGACGAGGATTCCCTTTCCACCCGGCTGGATGCGGGCAGAACGGTCCACCCGCTGGATGCGGCCATCCTCCGCCTGCCGCACATCTCCAACTTTACCGATTTCATGCCGCTGGAGCAGCACCCGCTGCTGGGCGTGCGGTATGTGCAGAATACCCGCCAGCTGGGCACACCGGATCTCGTCATCCTGCCCGGCACCAAGAACACAGTGGATGACCTGCTCTGGCTGCGGCAGTCCGGGCTGGAAGCAGCCCTGTTGAAGCTGGCGGCCAACGGCACGCCGGTGCTGGGGGTCTGCGGCGGGTATCAGATGCTGGGCGAGACGCTGGCCGACCCTGAGGGCACGGAGAGCGGTACGGCGCAGACCGTGCGGGGGCTGGGGCTGCTGCCCACCCGCACGGTCTTTACCGGCCAGAAGCACCGCACCCAGGACACTGCCGCCGTGACCGCAGCTCCCTTTGGGGGCGCGGCCCTGACCGGATATCAGATCCACACCGGCCGCACCGAGGTGCAGGGTGTGCCCTTCTGCACACTGGCAGACGGCACACCCGAGGGCTGCGTGCAGGACAATGTGTTCGGCACCTACCTGCACGGTCTGTTTGATACCGGGGAGCTCACCGAGAAGCTGGTGGACCTGCTCTGCCGGCGCAAGGGCATTGCGCCGGACAGCGCGGCCCTCATCCCGATGGAGCAGTACCGCCAGCAGCAGTTTGACCTGCTGGCCGATGGCGTGCGCGGCGCGCTGGATCTGGATGCCGTTTACGCGGCCATGGGGTTGGAGAACCCGCGGAGGAATGCACAATGA
- a CDS encoding pyridoxal phosphate-dependent aminotransferase, with product MQLVHGGDWAGYRAEFGRDALDFSANVSPLGLPEGVARAITAALPTADRYPDPLCRELRAKLALHEGVPAEQILCGNGAADLIFRLVWAKKPRRALVTAPTFAEYATALESVGCTVERFFLREQEDFAVTDAFCAAIRPGVDMVFLCQPNNPTGQLTALPLMEQILRRCAACGTLLVVDECFLDFLPDHALHTAKGLLGEGNLVILKAFTKLYGMAGVRLGYALSADTALLEQMQACGQPWGVSSLAQAAGLAALEETAYVEKVRALIAEQRPRLTAGLRALGLRVLDGRANYLLFQAPETLGEALRQRGAVLRSCANYPGLGSGWYRTAVRTGPENEQLLKLLAEVLE from the coding sequence ATGCAACTAGTACATGGCGGCGATTGGGCCGGTTACCGGGCCGAGTTCGGGCGGGATGCGCTGGATTTTTCGGCCAACGTCAGCCCGCTGGGCCTGCCGGAAGGGGTGGCCCGGGCCATCACGGCGGCATTGCCCACGGCCGACCGCTACCCCGACCCCCTGTGCCGGGAGCTGCGGGCAAAGCTGGCGCTCCATGAGGGCGTGCCGGCGGAGCAGATCCTCTGCGGCAATGGGGCGGCAGACCTTATCTTCCGGCTGGTCTGGGCCAAAAAGCCCCGCCGGGCGCTGGTCACCGCACCCACCTTTGCGGAGTATGCCACTGCTTTGGAAAGTGTCGGCTGCACGGTGGAACGCTTCTTTTTGCGGGAGCAGGAGGACTTTGCAGTCACGGATGCGTTCTGTGCGGCCATCCGCCCGGGGGTGGATATGGTGTTCCTCTGCCAGCCCAACAATCCCACCGGCCAGCTGACGGCCCTGCCGCTGATGGAGCAGATCCTCCGCCGCTGCGCGGCGTGTGGAACCCTGCTGGTGGTGGACGAATGCTTCCTTGATTTCCTGCCCGACCATGCCCTGCACACGGCAAAAGGCCTGCTGGGGGAGGGAAATCTGGTCATCCTGAAAGCCTTCACCAAGCTCTACGGCATGGCGGGCGTGCGGCTGGGCTATGCCCTGAGTGCCGATACAGCGCTGCTGGAACAGATGCAGGCCTGTGGCCAGCCTTGGGGCGTGTCCAGTCTGGCGCAGGCGGCGGGCCTTGCCGCGCTGGAGGAGACAGCGTATGTGGAAAAGGTCCGGGCCCTCATTGCCGAACAGCGGCCCCGCCTGACGGCCGGGCTGCGGGCGCTGGGCCTGCGGGTGCTGGACGGCAGGGCGAATTACCTGCTGTTTCAGGCCCCGGAGACGCTGGGAGAAGCCCTGCGGCAAAGGGGTGCTGTGCTGCGCAGCTGTGCGAACTACCCCGGGCTGGGCTCCGGCTGGTACCGCACTGCCGTGCGCACCGGGCCTGAAAACGAACAACTTTTGAAACTTCTTGCGGAGGTGCTGGAATGA
- the cbiB gene encoding adenosylcobinamide-phosphate synthase CbiB, protein MIEYAVLGGFVLDCLFGDPAWLPHPVVYMGKAISALEKRLRARLPKTPQGELLGGAIVAFCLPVGTFLLTSLVCLGAARISPWLGLAVQMFWCGQALAAKGLAQESTNVYRELVKPDLPAARRAVSRIVGRDTQDLTLEGVTRAAVETVAENASDGVIAPLLYMLIGGAPLALTYKAINTMDSMLGYKNEKYIYFGRIPAKLDDAANYLPSRLAALLWVAAAAFTHNDAKGAWEIWRRDRRNHASPNSAQTESACAGALGVQLAGPAYYFGEYYAKPTIGDSLRPIEPADILRANRMMYVASAFALAWGVAIRAIL, encoded by the coding sequence ATGATCGAATACGCAGTACTCGGCGGTTTTGTGCTGGACTGCCTCTTTGGCGACCCGGCCTGGCTGCCCCACCCGGTGGTGTACATGGGCAAGGCTATCTCGGCGCTGGAAAAGCGCCTGCGGGCCCGCCTGCCCAAAACGCCTCAGGGGGAACTGCTGGGCGGGGCCATTGTGGCCTTCTGCCTGCCGGTGGGTACCTTTCTGCTGACGAGCCTTGTCTGCCTGGGGGCTGCCCGCATCAGCCCGTGGCTGGGGCTGGCCGTCCAGATGTTCTGGTGCGGGCAGGCACTGGCCGCAAAGGGGCTGGCGCAGGAGAGCACCAATGTCTACCGGGAGCTGGTCAAGCCCGACCTGCCTGCCGCCCGCAGGGCGGTCAGCCGCATCGTGGGGCGGGACACCCAGGATCTGACGCTGGAGGGTGTGACCAGGGCTGCTGTGGAGACGGTGGCCGAAAACGCCAGCGACGGCGTGATCGCGCCCCTGCTCTATATGCTCATCGGCGGGGCACCGCTGGCCCTGACCTACAAGGCCATCAACACGATGGACAGTATGCTGGGCTACAAAAATGAAAAATACATCTATTTTGGCCGCATCCCTGCCAAGCTGGACGATGCGGCAAATTACCTTCCCAGCCGCCTTGCCGCCCTGCTGTGGGTGGCTGCCGCGGCCTTTACGCACAATGACGCAAAAGGGGCGTGGGAGATCTGGCGGCGGGACCGCCGGAACCACGCCAGCCCCAACAGCGCCCAGACCGAGAGCGCCTGCGCCGGTGCGCTGGGGGTGCAGCTGGCCGGGCCCGCCTATTACTTTGGCGAATACTACGCCAAGCCCACCATCGGCGATTCGCTGCGTCCCATTGAACCGGCGGATATTCTGCGTGCCAACCGGATGATGTACGTGGCAAGCGCCTTTGCACTGGCATGGGGCGTGGCAATACGGGCTATTTTGTAA
- a CDS encoding histidine phosphatase family protein, translating into MLIYLLRHGLTAYNAEKRYQGQRDIPLCPAGRAQLRQADLRPETVYITPLCRTRQTAEVLFPGARLVEVKDLQEMCFGSFEGRNFIEMEHDPDYLAWVNANCESPCPDGETKAVFSERVCRAFAALVDRALADGEETLVILAHGGTQMAAMERYALPHADYYHWCAPNAGGYVLDAGDWAEQRVLHLLKTVQYTKEDAR; encoded by the coding sequence ATGCTGATCTATCTTCTGCGCCACGGCCTGACGGCCTACAACGCCGAAAAGCGCTATCAGGGCCAGCGGGATATCCCTCTGTGCCCCGCGGGCCGCGCCCAGCTGCGGCAGGCTGACCTCCGGCCGGAAACGGTCTATATCACCCCGCTCTGCCGCACCCGGCAGACCGCTGAGGTGCTCTTCCCGGGTGCAAGGCTCGTGGAGGTGAAAGACCTGCAGGAGATGTGCTTCGGCAGCTTTGAGGGCCGCAATTTCATTGAGATGGAGCACGACCCGGATTATCTGGCTTGGGTGAATGCCAACTGCGAAAGCCCCTGCCCGGACGGCGAGACCAAGGCTGTCTTTTCGGAGCGGGTGTGCAGGGCCTTTGCCGCACTGGTGGACAGGGCCCTTGCCGATGGGGAAGAGACACTGGTCATTCTGGCCCACGGAGGCACCCAGATGGCTGCCATGGAGCGCTACGCCCTGCCCCATGCGGATTATTACCACTGGTGCGCCCCCAATGCGGGCGGCTACGTTCTGGATGCAGGAGATTGGGCGGAGCAGCGGGTGCTGCACCTGCTGAAAACTGTGCAGTACACAAAGGAGGATGCCCGATGA
- a CDS encoding bifunctional adenosylcobinamide kinase/adenosylcobinamide-phosphate guanylyltransferase → MIFITGPLYSGKRTFAQRLPGTRIAEVQALAAEAEDLEKLAEELSAYDIVMATEVGGGVVPMDAGERAAREAAGRLACLLAARAGCVVQMFCGIPTVLKGELPPC, encoded by the coding sequence ATGATCTTTATCACCGGGCCGCTGTACAGCGGCAAGCGCACCTTTGCCCAGCGCCTGCCCGGCACCCGCATTGCGGAGGTGCAGGCCCTGGCCGCAGAGGCCGAGGATCTGGAAAAGCTTGCGGAGGAGCTCTCCGCTTATGATATCGTGATGGCCACCGAGGTGGGCGGCGGCGTGGTGCCCATGGACGCAGGGGAGCGTGCCGCCCGGGAAGCCGCCGGGCGGCTGGCCTGCCTGCTGGCGGCCCGGGCCGGGTGCGTGGTGCAGATGTTCTGCGGCATCCCCACAGTATTGAAAGGAGAACTGCCCCCATGCTGA
- a CDS encoding adenosylcobinamide-GDP ribazoletransferase, which yields MIGLQTIAVAFAMFSALPVPQFAWNQKNMRYAMCAFPLIGVVIGGLWCLCGALPLPMPAKAAGFCLIPVWVTGGIHLDGYADTCDALSSYGDREKKLEILKDPHCGAFAVIRLCSYFAAYLALCACVDFTPRVGLCWTLALVLERALSGLAVASFPMAKNTGLAHTFATAADRTTVRRVLMVLAALLSAALLALGGWALVLAALLVFARYHVVSDKQFGGITGDLAGWFLQKAELWMLAALCACQWGGLL from the coding sequence ATGATTGGATTGCAGACCATTGCAGTGGCCTTTGCCATGTTTTCGGCTCTGCCGGTGCCGCAGTTCGCGTGGAACCAGAAAAACATGCGGTATGCCATGTGCGCCTTCCCGCTCATCGGGGTGGTCATTGGCGGGCTGTGGTGCCTGTGCGGCGCTCTGCCCCTGCCGATGCCCGCAAAAGCGGCGGGGTTCTGCCTGATCCCGGTCTGGGTCACGGGCGGCATCCACCTGGATGGCTATGCCGACACCTGTGATGCCCTTTCCAGCTATGGCGACCGGGAAAAGAAGCTGGAGATCCTCAAAGACCCCCACTGCGGTGCCTTTGCGGTGATCCGGCTGTGCAGTTATTTTGCGGCCTACCTTGCCCTTTGCGCCTGCGTGGACTTCACGCCCCGGGTGGGCCTGTGCTGGACACTGGCCCTTGTGCTGGAACGGGCCCTCTCGGGCCTGGCCGTGGCATCGTTCCCGATGGCAAAGAACACCGGCCTTGCCCACACCTTTGCCACGGCGGCGGATCGAACTACTGTCCGCCGGGTGCTGATGGTGCTGGCCGCTCTGCTCAGCGCCGCCCTGCTGGCACTGGGCGGCTGGGCGCTGGTGCTGGCGGCGTTGCTGGTGTTTGCACGCTATCATGTTGTTTCGGACAAGCAGTTTGGCGGCATTACCGGCGATCTGGCCGGGTGGTTTTTGCAGAAAGCCGAGCTGTGGATGCTGGCGGCGCTGTGTGCCTGCCAGTGGGGAGGACTGTTATGA
- a CDS encoding bifunctional adenosylcobinamide kinase/adenosylcobinamide-phosphate guanylyltransferase, translated as MLTLVLGGAASGKSGYAESLVMKTALPRYYIATMQVWDAECAARVEKHRKMRAAKQFETVECPLHLENIRLPARGTVLLEDLGNLTANELYDPAGAGENAASAILEGLDQLAGQCAHLIVVSNEVFSGGADYAGDTGRYLKALAQVNNALAARADHVVRVVCGIPVYYKGVEK; from the coding sequence ATGCTGACGCTGGTATTGGGCGGTGCCGCCAGCGGCAAGAGCGGGTATGCCGAGAGCCTGGTGATGAAAACCGCGCTCCCGCGCTATTACATCGCCACCATGCAGGTGTGGGATGCGGAGTGTGCCGCCCGGGTGGAAAAGCACCGGAAGATGCGGGCGGCAAAGCAGTTTGAGACCGTGGAGTGCCCCCTGCATCTGGAGAACATCCGTCTGCCTGCCCGGGGAACTGTGCTGTTGGAGGATCTGGGCAACCTGACCGCCAACGAGCTCTACGACCCCGCCGGGGCGGGAGAAAATGCGGCTTCGGCCATTTTGGAAGGACTGGACCAATTGGCCGGACAATGCGCGCACCTCATCGTGGTCTCCAACGAGGTGTTCAGCGGCGGTGCCGACTATGCAGGCGACACCGGGCGCTACCTGAAAGCGCTGGCGCAGGTGAACAATGCCCTTGCCGCCCGGGCTGACCATGTGGTACGGGTGGTGTGCGGCATCCCGGTCTATTATAAAGGAGTGGAAAAATGA
- the cobT gene encoding nicotinate-nucleotide--dimethylbenzimidazole phosphoribosyltransferase — translation MTELELKQLLSKITRPDEIARTAAHAHWASLAKPLGGLGRLETMLEDAAALTGTAELAFSRRAVLVLCADNGVVAQGVSQTDQSVTRAVAENLAARRTSVCQMAKTARCEVVPVDLGMAGEPVPGVQNCRIAAGTADFTTGPAMTRQQAVDAIAAGIGLVRAQKAAGVQLLATGEMGIGNTTTSSAVAAVLLGQPVERMTGRGAGLSDAGLARKLDAIRRGIARNQPDAADPLDVLSKLGGFDIAGLCGVFLGGALEGLPVLMDGFISGVAALCAVRLCPAAEKAVFASHCSTEPAARLVLEALGKVPLLTAGLHLGEGTGAVASIPLWDMALAVYRDCYSFTEGGITPYTPQC, via the coding sequence ATGACAGAGCTTGAACTGAAACAGCTTCTTTCCAAGATCACCCGGCCGGACGAGATCGCACGCACCGCCGCCCATGCTCACTGGGCCAGCCTGGCCAAGCCGCTGGGCGGGCTGGGCAGGCTGGAGACCATGCTGGAGGATGCCGCCGCCCTGACCGGTACGGCAGAGCTGGCGTTTTCCCGCCGGGCCGTGCTGGTGCTCTGCGCCGACAACGGCGTGGTGGCGCAGGGCGTGAGCCAGACGGACCAGAGCGTGACCCGGGCCGTGGCCGAGAACCTTGCCGCCCGGCGCACCAGTGTCTGCCAGATGGCAAAAACGGCCCGCTGCGAAGTGGTGCCTGTGGACCTTGGCATGGCCGGGGAGCCGGTGCCCGGGGTGCAGAACTGCCGCATTGCCGCCGGGACGGCGGATTTCACCACCGGCCCTGCCATGACCCGTCAGCAGGCGGTGGATGCCATTGCGGCGGGCATCGGGCTTGTCCGGGCGCAGAAGGCGGCGGGGGTGCAGCTGCTGGCCACGGGGGAGATGGGCATTGGCAACACCACCACCTCCAGCGCCGTGGCTGCGGTTCTGCTGGGTCAGCCCGTGGAGCGGATGACAGGCCGTGGTGCGGGCCTTTCCGACGCGGGGCTTGCCCGCAAGCTGGATGCCATCCGGCGGGGCATTGCGCGGAATCAGCCCGATGCCGCTGACCCTCTGGATGTGCTCTCCAAGCTGGGCGGGTTTGACATCGCCGGGCTGTGCGGTGTTTTTTTGGGCGGTGCGCTGGAAGGCCTGCCCGTGCTGATGGATGGCTTCATCAGCGGGGTGGCGGCGCTGTGCGCGGTGCGGCTCTGCCCCGCCGCAGAAAAGGCCGTGTTTGCCAGCCACTGCTCCACCGAACCGGCAGCAAGGCTGGTGCTGGAAGCGCTGGGCAAAGTGCCCCTGCTCACCGCCGGGCTCCATCTCGGCGAGGGCACCGGAGCGGTGGCAAGCATCCCGCTGTGGGATATGGCGCTGGCCGTTTACCGCGATTGCTATTCCTTCACGGAGGGCGGCATTACGCCGTACACCCCCCAATGCTGA
- a CDS encoding cobyrinate a,c-diamide synthase codes for MIQFLVAAPCSGSGKTTLTCALLAALKRRGQDPCSFKSGPDYIDPMFHRAVLGVESHNLDLFFSAPETVRALYAQAAAGHGAAVCEGAMGFYDGLGGVSDTASAWHLADTLGLPVLLVVQPRGASLTLAAQINGLKQFRTPSHLAGILLNDCAPHLYALLAPMLERETGLPVLGYLPHLPDAALESRHLGLKTAGEIADLQQKISRMADALVVDWEKLFALTEGAAPLAYTDRLPPAGELPPQGAEEQRPRVPIAVARDAAFCFTYAETLEALEWAGAELCWFSPLQDPALPEQIGGLYLPGGYPELYAGQLSANRSMLASVRRAVERGLPTVAECGGFLYLGQSLEDANGERWPMAGVLPGQGFRVGRLVRFGYAALTAHADSMLFRAGERLPVHEFHHWDSTDNGTGFTAAKPNGKQWDCGFANEHFYAGFPHLYWAGTALPRRFVDAAAHYHQEEQDQ; via the coding sequence ATGATCCAATTTCTTGTGGCCGCGCCCTGTTCCGGCAGCGGCAAAACCACACTGACCTGCGCCCTACTGGCGGCGCTCAAGCGGCGGGGGCAGGACCCCTGCTCCTTCAAGAGCGGGCCGGACTATATCGACCCCATGTTTCACCGGGCCGTGCTGGGGGTGGAGAGCCACAACCTCGACCTGTTTTTCTCCGCGCCGGAGACCGTGCGCGCGCTCTATGCGCAGGCCGCCGCCGGGCACGGGGCAGCCGTGTGCGAGGGTGCTATGGGCTTTTACGATGGACTGGGCGGCGTGAGTGATACCGCCAGTGCCTGGCATCTGGCCGATACGCTGGGCCTGCCGGTGCTGCTGGTGGTCCAGCCCAGAGGGGCCAGCCTGACGCTGGCGGCCCAGATCAACGGACTGAAGCAGTTCCGCACCCCCAGCCATCTGGCGGGCATCCTGCTCAATGACTGCGCCCCCCATTTGTATGCTCTGCTGGCTCCCATGCTGGAACGGGAGACCGGCCTGCCGGTGCTGGGCTATCTGCCCCACCTGCCGGATGCTGCCCTTGAGAGCCGCCACTTAGGCCTGAAAACTGCCGGGGAGATCGCGGACTTACAGCAGAAGATCAGCCGGATGGCCGATGCGCTGGTGGTGGATTGGGAGAAGCTTTTTGCCCTGACCGAAGGCGCAGCGCCTTTGGCGTACACCGACAGGCTCCCCCCTGCGGGAGAGTTGCCGCCCCAGGGAGCAGAGGAACAGCGCCCCCGCGTTCCCATTGCCGTTGCAAGGGATGCGGCGTTTTGCTTCACCTACGCCGAAACGCTGGAAGCACTGGAGTGGGCGGGGGCGGAGCTCTGCTGGTTCAGCCCCCTGCAGGACCCCGCCCTGCCGGAGCAGATCGGCGGGCTCTATCTGCCCGGCGGCTACCCGGAGCTGTATGCCGGGCAGTTGAGCGCGAACCGCTCCATGCTGGCCTCTGTGCGCCGGGCTGTGGAGCGCGGTCTGCCCACGGTGGCCGAGTGCGGGGGCTTTCTCTATCTGGGCCAGAGCCTGGAGGATGCCAACGGGGAACGCTGGCCCATGGCAGGTGTCCTGCCGGGGCAGGGCTTCCGGGTGGGGCGGCTGGTACGGTTTGGATACGCGGCATTGACTGCCCACGCCGACAGTATGCTGTTCCGCGCCGGGGAGCGTCTGCCCGTGCACGAGTTCCACCACTGGGATTCCACAGACAACGGCACCGGCTTTACCGCCGCAAAGCCCAACGGGAAACAATGGGACTGCGGCTTTGCAAACGAGCATTTCTATGCGGGCTTCCCGCATTTGTATTGGGCGGGCACGGCCCTGCCCCGGCGGTTCGTGGATGCCGCAGCACACTATCATCAAGAGGAACAGGACCAATGA
- a CDS encoding bifunctional cobalt-precorrin-7 (C(5))-methyltransferase/cobalt-precorrin-6B (C(15))-methyltransferase, with product MITLIGMGSGTPESLTAQGLAALQNAGLILGAKRLLEQLPQGCTDHRKALYQPEDVLAALAADPEVDAALVYSGDTGFYSGAAQLLPMLRAFGISCRVLPGLSSVQLLAAAVGRSWQEWKLVSAHGCACDPVAECLTAGGKPVFFLTGGAETPASLCGRLAAAGLGDAHVLVGEELGRAEEKILFGTAQEFAQKQFASLSVLLVEHVPQPPRRVPGFPDEAFHRGEVPMTKQEVRAAALAKLAVQPGDTLWDVGAGTGSVSVELALAAPRGHVYAVECDPEACGLIRQNRETFHACNLTLVEGRAPAALADLPAPDAVFIGGTKGGMEAVVDTVLARNPNARICISAIALETLSAAVAALTAHGLAAEVTQISVSRTRPAGRLHLLMANNPIFLITGERK from the coding sequence ATGATCACACTCATCGGGATGGGGTCGGGCACGCCGGAAAGCCTGACCGCGCAGGGCCTTGCCGCCCTGCAGAACGCCGGACTGATCCTGGGGGCAAAGCGCCTGCTGGAACAGCTGCCGCAGGGCTGCACGGATCACCGGAAGGCCCTGTATCAGCCTGAGGATGTCCTTGCCGCGCTGGCGGCTGACCCGGAGGTGGATGCTGCCCTTGTGTACAGCGGCGACACCGGGTTTTACTCCGGTGCGGCCCAGCTGCTGCCGATGCTGCGGGCCTTTGGCATCTCCTGCCGGGTGCTGCCGGGGCTTTCCAGCGTTCAGCTGCTGGCCGCTGCGGTGGGCCGCTCCTGGCAGGAGTGGAAGCTGGTCTCGGCCCACGGCTGTGCCTGCGACCCGGTGGCCGAGTGCCTGACAGCCGGGGGAAAGCCTGTGTTTTTCCTGACCGGCGGGGCAGAAACGCCTGCCTCCCTCTGCGGCCGATTGGCTGCTGCCGGGCTGGGCGATGCCCATGTGCTGGTGGGCGAAGAGCTGGGCCGGGCAGAGGAAAAGATCCTGTTCGGCACGGCGCAGGAATTTGCGCAAAAGCAGTTTGCAAGCCTGAGCGTTCTGCTTGTGGAACACGTTCCTCAGCCGCCCCGGCGGGTGCCCGGCTTCCCGGATGAAGCCTTCCACAGGGGAGAGGTGCCCATGACCAAGCAGGAGGTGCGGGCGGCGGCGCTGGCCAAGCTGGCCGTGCAGCCCGGCGATACCTTGTGGGATGTGGGGGCGGGCACCGGCAGCGTGAGCGTGGAGCTGGCGCTGGCCGCACCCCGGGGGCATGTGTATGCCGTGGAGTGTGATCCGGAGGCCTGCGGGCTCATCCGGCAGAACCGGGAAACGTTCCACGCCTGCAACCTGACACTGGTGGAGGGCCGCGCCCCCGCTGCGCTGGCTGACCTGCCCGCTCCGGATGCCGTGTTCATCGGCGGGACCAAGGGGGGCATGGAGGCTGTGGTGGACACGGTGCTTGCCCGGAATCCGAACGCCCGCATCTGCATCTCTGCCATTGCGCTGGAAACGCTGAGCGCCGCCGTGGCCGCACTGACTGCCCACGGCCTTGCTGCGGAGGTGACGCAGATCTCGGTCAGCCGCACCCGGCCTGCGGGCAGGCTCCACCTGCTGATGGCCAATAACCCCATCTTCCTTATCACAGGAGAACGTAAATGA
- the cobK gene encoding precorrin-6A reductase, whose amino-acid sequence MRAVIFSGTTEGRVFSKQLAALGAEVLVSVATPLGAEEQGERSGITVHCGRLTPEEMTALLQGADLCVDATHPYAVEATRNIRAACKTAGTEYRRLLRPESPLPAGSMVFASAAHAAGFLARTQGNVLLATGAKELSAFAVLEPARLFPRVLPTREGIAACEGADIPHKNIIAMQGPFSYALNRALMEQFAIRFLVTKDGGAAGGFEEKARAAQDTGAQLIVIRRPAEQGETAEQILTHCKEMLQ is encoded by the coding sequence ATGAGGGCCGTAATATTCAGCGGCACCACCGAGGGCCGTGTGTTTTCGAAGCAGCTGGCCGCACTGGGGGCCGAGGTACTGGTCAGCGTGGCCACCCCGCTGGGGGCCGAGGAACAGGGCGAAAGGTCCGGCATCACCGTCCACTGCGGGCGGCTGACCCCGGAGGAGATGACCGCCCTGCTGCAGGGGGCTGACCTCTGTGTGGATGCGACCCATCCGTATGCCGTGGAGGCCACCCGGAACATCCGGGCAGCCTGCAAAACAGCAGGCACGGAGTACCGCCGCCTGCTCCGGCCCGAAAGCCCGCTGCCTGCCGGGAGCATGGTGTTTGCCTCCGCGGCCCATGCGGCGGGGTTTCTGGCCCGGACGCAGGGAAATGTCCTGCTTGCCACCGGGGCCAAGGAGCTTTCTGCCTTTGCTGTGCTGGAACCGGCACGGCTTTTTCCCCGTGTCCTGCCCACCCGGGAGGGCATTGCCGCCTGCGAGGGGGCAGATATCCCCCATAAGAACATCATCGCCATGCAGGGGCCGTTCTCCTATGCGCTGAACCGGGCACTGATGGAGCAGTTTGCCATCCGCTTCCTCGTTACCAAAGATGGCGGCGCGGCGGGCGGCTTTGAAGAAAAAGCCCGGGCAGCGCAGGACACCGGGGCACAGCTCATCGTCATCCGCCGCCCGGCCGAGCAGGGCGAAACGGCGGAACAGATCCTGACACATTGTAAGGAGATGCTGCAATGA